CGGCATCGGCAAGCTCAAGTCCCCCGAAGCCTTTGCGGCCCTTGCGGAAGCGCTGAAGATGCCCGGCCGCGATCCCGGCGACTACCTCGATATCATCAAGCAGTACGGCAAGCTCGCGCTCTCTCCCAAGGAGGACCTCTCGATGCTGGGGCTCAAGGCCCTCACCGACATCATGGCATCCGCCGAGGCCTCGGACGCGATGAGGAACCGCGCGCAGGAAGACATCACCGTCTGCTGCACCAATGGCGGTGCCTGGGTCCGTCCCTATCTGGAGCCCCTCGATCTCGCCGGCCTCGACGAGATCAAGAAATACTGGGCCGCCGCCGACGCCGCGAAGGCGAAGCTGGAGGAGGAACGCCTCGCCTTCAATGACCAGGACCGCCGCGTGCTGGTCACCTTTGCCATCGGCGGGAAGGCCAAGTTCGGCGCGGACGGCCTGATCATGGAGGATGCCGTGAAGGGCCGCATCCCCGAGCTGGTAGCTGAGATCGAGACCGAAACCAGGGCGATGAGCAAGGCCACCCGCACCTGGGCCCCCACGCACAAGCGGAAGATCGAGATCCTCCAGAAGGAATTGAACACCCTCCGCAGCGGCGATCCGCGCACGATGGGCTTCTACCAGATGGACATCCTCGCCGACCTCGATGTCGCCGTCGGCAAGCTCCGCAAGGGCACCCGGGTCGTCGCGAACATGGGCGCGAGCCTCGCCTTCTCCGAACCCGGCCGGAACGAGTACTACGTCGGCTACACCCGCTACGAGGAGGCGGACTACTCCGCGAATATCTTCGGCGCCTTCCTCGGCCTCGCCGCCATGGCCTACGAGGAAGCCAAGACCCGCCCCGCGATCCAACACGCCGAACGCATCGAGGCGATGTTCAAGCAGCTCTCCCCCACCGCCCAAACCATCCTCGCCACCCGCTACCAGTGGTCAAAGGAAGCCTACCTGCGGGAGGAGTAGGCCCAGCCGCGCCAACCGACCCGGCCCCTCCCGGAGGCCAAAGCAATTAGCCGGAGACCCCGACCCATTCACCTCCGCCCCAGCAGTCGGAGACCCGGAATGCGGCAGCCCTGCTGCCGCTCGAAGCCAGCAGCCCTGCTGCGGGGAAGCACCTAGGTGCATGCTCTACTGATGCAAGTCCGCCCAACGGACACGCGGGCACGGCCGAACATCATCTAACAGCCTCGCGCCCCGGAAGCGCCGGTCGCTTGTCCCTCGTAGCCCGCAGGGCGAAGCGGGATCAGACCGGCCCGAATGGCCCTTCAATGCGTTGCAGCAGGCCGACCCTCTT
The genomic region above belongs to Luteolibacter arcticus and contains:
- a CDS encoding HEAT repeat domain-containing protein, whose translation is MRSFAWMLSVILATLSLLTVPVQAQGKKPPRPARGLIVIFDGTKTKAYAEAYEYAELMLDGSGFKVTGTNGATVSGPAGHVVAKVDYGRQDIDQMLAEAEKISAFYKKAEPILKVRIPQLRELAKKKAELAKNAPQPAPAPAIAPVVPAPAPGQKPAPLPPGDPAPAPAAAVVKADPAARYETPGLAPAARISALADLAMNPSPEHLPLLMTASSDPDREIRRWAFRGIGKLKSPEAFAALAEALKMPGRDPGDYLDIIKQYGKLALSPKEDLSMLGLKALTDIMASAEASDAMRNRAQEDITVCCTNGGAWVRPYLEPLDLAGLDEIKKYWAAADAAKAKLEEERLAFNDQDRRVLVTFAIGGKAKFGADGLIMEDAVKGRIPELVAEIETETRAMSKATRTWAPTHKRKIEILQKELNTLRSGDPRTMGFYQMDILADLDVAVGKLRKGTRVVANMGASLAFSEPGRNEYYVGYTRYEEADYSANIFGAFLGLAAMAYEEAKTRPAIQHAERIEAMFKQLSPTAQTILATRYQWSKEAYLREE